The following are encoded in a window of Citrobacter freundii genomic DNA:
- a CDS encoding hydrolase yields MLELNAKTTALVVIDLQEGILPFAGGPHSASDVVTHAARLAAQFRAHGSPVVMVRVGWSDDYAEALKQPVDAQTPAKALPANWWDYPTALGKNASDIEVIKRQWGAFYGTDLELQLRRRGVDTIVLCGISTNIGVESTARNAWELGFNLVIAEDACSAASADQHQGSMTHIFPRIARVRSVDEILQAL; encoded by the coding sequence ATGCTGGAACTGAACGCTAAAACCACCGCCCTTGTCGTTATTGATCTACAGGAAGGGATCCTGCCCTTCGCCGGCGGCCCCCATTCGGCAAGCGACGTGGTAACCCACGCCGCACGCCTTGCGGCACAATTCCGAGCTCACGGTTCACCGGTGGTGATGGTTCGCGTCGGCTGGTCTGACGACTACGCAGAAGCGCTGAAACAGCCGGTAGATGCCCAGACACCGGCTAAAGCACTCCCTGCAAACTGGTGGGACTATCCGACGGCGCTGGGCAAAAACGCCAGTGACATCGAAGTGATCAAACGCCAGTGGGGTGCCTTTTACGGCACCGACCTCGAACTCCAACTGCGCCGCCGGGGCGTTGACACTATCGTGTTATGCGGGATCTCCACCAACATCGGCGTTGAATCAACGGCGCGTAACGCCTGGGAACTGGGTTTTAACCTGGTGATTGCCGAAGATGCCTGTAGCGCAGCCAGTGCCGATCAGCATCAAGGCAGCATGACGCATATCTTCCCGCGCATTGCACGCGTGCGCAGCGTGGACGAGATCCTGCAAGCGTTATGA
- the aspS gene encoding aspartate--tRNA ligase — translation MRTEYCGQLRLSHEGQQVTLCGWVNRRRDLGSLIFIDMRDREGIVQVFFDPDRADALKLASELRNEFCIQVTGTVRARDAKNVNADMATGEIEVLASDLTIINRSDSLPLDSNHVNTEEARLKYRYLDLRRPEMAQRLKTRAKITSLVRRFMDDHGFLDIETPMLTKATPEGARDYLVPSRVHKGKFYALPQSPQLFKQLLMMSGFDRYYQIVKCFRDEDLRADRQPEFTQIDVETSFMTAPQVREVMEALVRTLWLEVKGVDLGDFPIMTFAEAERRYGSDKPDLRNPMELVDVADLLKSVDFAVFSGPANDAKGRVAALRVPGGASLSRKQIDDYGNFIKIYGAKGLAYIKVTERAKGLEGVTSPVAKFLNADIVDAILERTGAQDGDMIFFGADNKKVVADSMGALRLKLGKDLSLTDETKWAPLWVIDFPMFEDDGEGGLTAMHHPFTAPKDMTAAELKAAPEEAVANAYDMVINGYEVGGGSVRIHNGDMQQTVFGILGINEQEQREKFGFLLDALKYGTPPHAGLAFGLDRLTMLLTGTDNIRDVIAFPKTTAAACLMTEAPSFANDAALAELSIQVVKKAENN, via the coding sequence ATGCGTACAGAATATTGCGGACAGCTACGTCTGTCCCACGAGGGGCAGCAGGTGACTCTGTGTGGTTGGGTCAACCGTCGTCGTGATCTTGGTAGCCTGATCTTCATCGATATGCGCGACCGCGAAGGTATCGTGCAGGTATTTTTCGATCCGGACCGTGCGGATGCGTTAAAGCTGGCCTCCGAACTGCGTAATGAGTTCTGCATCCAGGTTACGGGCACCGTGCGTGCGCGTGACGCGAAAAACGTCAACGCCGACATGGCGACCGGCGAAATTGAAGTACTGGCGTCCGATCTGACCATCATCAACCGTTCAGACTCGCTGCCGCTGGACTCTAACCACGTTAACACCGAAGAAGCACGTCTGAAGTATCGCTATCTGGACCTGCGTCGTCCGGAAATGGCGCAGCGTCTGAAAACCCGTGCCAAAATTACCAGCCTGGTGCGTCGTTTTATGGACGATCACGGCTTCCTCGACATCGAAACGCCGATGCTGACCAAAGCGACCCCGGAAGGCGCACGTGACTATCTGGTGCCTTCCCGCGTCCATAAAGGCAAATTCTACGCCCTGCCGCAGTCTCCACAGCTGTTCAAGCAGCTGCTGATGATGTCTGGCTTTGATCGTTACTATCAGATCGTAAAATGCTTCCGTGACGAAGACTTACGCGCTGACCGTCAGCCTGAATTTACCCAGATCGATGTTGAGACCTCCTTCATGACCGCACCGCAGGTGCGCGAAGTGATGGAAGCGTTAGTGCGTACTCTGTGGCTGGAAGTAAAAGGTGTGGATCTGGGTGATTTCCCGATCATGACCTTTGCGGAAGCCGAACGTCGCTACGGCTCTGATAAACCGGACCTGCGTAACCCGATGGAGCTGGTTGACGTTGCTGACCTGCTGAAGTCCGTTGATTTCGCCGTCTTCTCCGGCCCGGCTAACGATGCCAAAGGTCGCGTGGCTGCGCTGCGTGTACCGGGTGGAGCAAGCTTAAGCCGTAAGCAGATCGACGATTACGGTAATTTCATCAAGATCTACGGCGCGAAAGGCCTGGCTTACATTAAGGTCACCGAACGTGCGAAAGGTCTGGAAGGGGTAACCAGCCCAGTTGCTAAGTTCCTGAATGCCGATATCGTTGACGCGATTCTTGAGCGCACCGGCGCACAAGATGGCGACATGATTTTCTTCGGCGCAGACAACAAGAAAGTGGTTGCTGACTCAATGGGCGCACTGCGTCTGAAACTGGGTAAAGATCTGAGCCTGACCGACGAAACCAAATGGGCGCCGCTGTGGGTTATCGACTTCCCAATGTTTGAAGACGACGGTGAAGGTGGCCTGACCGCGATGCACCATCCGTTTACCGCGCCGAAAGACATGACGGCCGCTGAGCTGAAAGCCGCGCCGGAAGAGGCCGTTGCCAATGCGTACGATATGGTCATCAACGGTTACGAAGTGGGCGGCGGTTCCGTGCGTATCCATAACGGCGACATGCAGCAAACCGTGTTTGGTATTCTGGGTATCAACGAGCAAGAACAGCGTGAGAAGTTCGGCTTCCTGCTGGACGCGCTGAAATACGGTACTCCGCCGCACGCTGGCCTGGCGTTTGGTCTGGATCGTCTGACTATGCTGCTGACCGGTACCGATAACATTCGTGACGTTATTGCCTTCCCGAAAACCACGGCTGCAGCGTGCCTGATGACCGAAGCGCCAAGTTTTGCCAACGACGCTGCCCTGGCGGAACTGAGCATTCAGGTTGTGAAGAAGGCCGAGAATAACTGA
- the nudB gene encoding dihydroneopterin triphosphate diphosphatase, which yields MTYKQPVSVLVVIYAKDTGRVLMLQRRDDPDFWQSVTGSLEEGETASQAAMREVKEEVTIDVAREQLTLIDCQRTVEFEIFSHLRHRYAPGIERNTESWFCLALPSEREIVFTEHLTYRWVDAAEAAQLTKSWSNRQAIEEFVINVA from the coding sequence ATGACATACAAACAGCCTGTCTCGGTGTTAGTCGTGATTTATGCAAAGGACACCGGAAGAGTGCTGATGTTACAGCGACGCGACGATCCTGATTTCTGGCAGTCGGTCACCGGCAGCCTTGAAGAGGGTGAAACCGCGTCGCAAGCCGCCATGCGCGAAGTAAAGGAAGAGGTCACCATTGACGTTGCCCGCGAGCAACTGACCTTAATTGACTGTCAGCGCACGGTGGAGTTCGAGATTTTTAGCCATTTACGACATCGCTACGCACCGGGAATCGAACGGAATACGGAATCCTGGTTTTGCCTGGCACTCCCCTCGGAACGAGAGATCGTGTTCACTGAACATCTGACCTATCGTTGGGTTGATGCGGCGGAAGCTGCACAGTTAACCAAATCGTGGAGTAACCGGCAGGCGATTGAAGAATTTGTAATTAACGTCGCCTGA
- a CDS encoding YebC/PmpR family DNA-binding transcriptional regulator produces MAGHSKWANTRHRKAAQDSKRGKIFTKIIRELVTAAKLGGGDPDANPRLRAAVDKALSNNMTRDTLNRAIARGVGGDEDANMETIIYEGYGPGGTAVMIECLSDNRNRTVAEVRHAFTKTGGNLGTDGSVAYLFSKKGVISFEQGDEDTIMEAALEAGAEDVVTYDDGAIDVYTAWEEMGKVRDALEAAGLKADSAEVTMIPSTKADMDAETAPKLMRLIDMLEDCDDVQEVYHNGEISDEVAATLE; encoded by the coding sequence ATGGCAGGTCATAGTAAATGGGCCAACACCAGACACCGTAAAGCAGCGCAGGATTCCAAGCGCGGCAAGATCTTCACCAAAATCATTCGCGAGCTGGTTACGGCCGCTAAGCTTGGTGGTGGCGATCCGGACGCGAACCCGCGCCTGCGTGCGGCTGTCGATAAAGCGCTGTCCAACAACATGACGCGTGACACCCTGAACCGTGCCATCGCGCGCGGTGTGGGCGGTGACGAAGACGCAAACATGGAAACCATCATTTATGAAGGTTACGGTCCTGGCGGGACAGCGGTCATGATTGAATGCCTGTCTGACAACCGTAACCGTACTGTTGCGGAAGTGCGCCATGCGTTCACTAAAACCGGTGGTAACCTGGGCACTGACGGTTCAGTTGCGTACCTGTTTAGCAAAAAAGGTGTTATCTCCTTTGAGCAAGGCGACGAAGACACCATCATGGAAGCCGCGCTGGAAGCTGGTGCTGAAGACGTTGTGACCTATGATGACGGTGCGATTGATGTCTACACCGCATGGGAAGAGATGGGCAAAGTGCGTGATGCACTGGAAGCCGCTGGTCTGAAAGCGGACAGCGCTGAAGTTACGATGATCCCGTCCACCAAAGCGGACATGGATGCAGAAACAGCACCGAAGCTGATGCGTCTGATCGATATGCTGGAAGACTGCGATGACGTGCAGGAAGTTTACCACAACGGCGAAATCTCCGATGAGGTTGCTGCTACGTTAGAATGA
- the ruvC gene encoding crossover junction endodeoxyribonuclease RuvC: protein MSIILGIDPGSRITGYGVIRQVGRQLTYLGSGCIRTKVDDLPSRLKLIYAGVSEIITQFQPDYFAIEQVFMAKNADSALKLGQARGVAIVAAVNQDLPVFEYAARQVKQTVVGIGSAEKSQVQHMVRTLLKLPANPQADAADALAIAITHCHVSQNAMQMSDTRLNLARGRLR from the coding sequence ATGTCCATTATTCTCGGCATTGACCCGGGCTCGCGCATCACCGGCTATGGCGTGATCCGCCAGGTCGGTCGACAGTTGACCTACCTGGGCAGTGGATGTATTCGTACCAAAGTGGATGATTTACCGTCGCGCCTGAAGCTAATTTATGCCGGCGTGTCGGAAATCATTACCCAGTTTCAGCCAGACTACTTTGCCATTGAGCAAGTATTTATGGCAAAAAACGCCGATTCGGCGCTTAAGCTGGGGCAGGCGCGCGGCGTGGCGATTGTTGCTGCCGTAAACCAGGACCTTCCGGTGTTTGAATATGCGGCACGTCAGGTGAAGCAAACCGTCGTCGGGATAGGCAGTGCGGAGAAAAGTCAGGTGCAGCACATGGTGCGCACATTGCTAAAACTCCCGGCAAATCCCCAGGCCGATGCCGCGGATGCGCTGGCCATCGCCATTACCCACTGCCACGTCAGTCAGAACGCCATGCAAATGAGCGATACCCGGCTGAATTTAGCGCGTGGTCGACTACGTTAA
- the ruvA gene encoding Holliday junction branch migration protein RuvA yields the protein MIGRLRGIILEKQPPLVLLEMGGVGYEVHMPMTCFYELPEAGQEAIVFTHFVVREDAQLLYGFNNKQERTLFKELIKTNGVGPKLALAILSGMSAQQFVNAVEREELGALVKLPGIGKKTAERLIVEMKDRFKGLHGDLFTPAADLVLTSPAGPVTDDAEQEAVAALVALGYKPQEASRMVSKIARPDASSETLIREALRAAL from the coding sequence GTGATAGGCAGACTCAGAGGCATCATTCTCGAAAAACAACCCCCGTTGGTTCTTCTGGAAATGGGTGGCGTAGGCTATGAAGTGCATATGCCGATGACCTGTTTTTACGAGCTGCCGGAAGCCGGGCAGGAAGCGATTGTTTTCACCCATTTTGTGGTGCGTGAAGATGCGCAGCTGCTGTACGGGTTTAACAACAAGCAGGAACGCACGCTGTTTAAAGAGCTGATTAAAACCAACGGCGTTGGACCGAAGCTGGCGCTGGCGATCCTCTCCGGCATGTCGGCGCAGCAGTTCGTTAACGCGGTTGAACGTGAAGAGCTCGGGGCGCTGGTGAAACTGCCGGGTATCGGTAAGAAAACCGCTGAGCGCCTGATTGTTGAAATGAAAGACCGCTTTAAAGGCCTGCATGGCGATCTGTTCACACCGGCGGCCGATCTGGTGCTGACGTCACCTGCGGGTCCGGTAACGGATGACGCCGAACAGGAAGCGGTTGCTGCGCTGGTGGCGCTGGGCTATAAACCACAGGAAGCCAGCCGCATGGTGAGCAAAATAGCCCGCCCTGATGCCAGCAGTGAAACCCTGATTCGTGAAGCGCTCCGCGCTGCATTGTGA
- the ruvB gene encoding Holliday junction branch migration DNA helicase RuvB, translating to MIEADRLISAASTIPEDIVDRAIRPKLLDEYIGQPQVRSQMEIFIQAAKLRGDALDHLLIFGPPGLGKTTLANIVANEMGVNLRTTSGPVLEKAGDLAAMLTNLEPHDVLFIDEIHRLSPVVEEVLYPAMEDYQLDIMIGEGPAARSIKIDLPPFTLIGATTRAGSLTSPLRDRFGIVQRLEFYQVADLQHIVGRSARYMGLEMSEEGALEVARRARGTPRIANRLLRRVRDFAEVKHDGTISADIAAQALDMLNVDAEGFDYMDRKLLLAVIDKFFGGPVGLDNLAAAIGEERETIEDVLEPYLIQQGFLQRTPRGRMATVRAWNHFGITPPQMP from the coding sequence ATGATTGAAGCAGACCGCCTGATTTCAGCTGCCAGCACGATACCTGAAGACATTGTGGATCGTGCGATCCGCCCCAAGTTGCTCGATGAGTATATCGGTCAGCCTCAGGTCCGTTCGCAAATGGAAATTTTTATCCAGGCGGCGAAGTTGCGCGGTGATGCCCTCGACCACCTGCTGATCTTTGGTCCCCCGGGTCTTGGAAAAACCACGCTTGCCAATATTGTCGCCAATGAAATGGGCGTAAACCTGCGTACCACCTCCGGCCCGGTGCTGGAAAAAGCGGGTGATTTGGCGGCAATGCTGACGAACCTCGAGCCGCACGACGTGCTGTTTATCGATGAGATCCATCGCTTATCGCCGGTCGTGGAAGAGGTATTGTATCCGGCGATGGAAGACTATCAGCTGGATATCATGATCGGCGAAGGGCCTGCTGCACGTTCGATCAAGATTGACCTGCCGCCGTTTACGCTGATTGGCGCGACAACCCGTGCCGGGTCGTTAACCTCTCCGCTGCGTGACCGTTTTGGTATCGTGCAGCGACTGGAGTTTTATCAGGTTGCCGATCTTCAGCATATTGTAGGGCGCAGTGCGCGTTATATGGGGCTGGAGATGAGCGAGGAGGGCGCGCTGGAAGTTGCTCGCCGTGCGCGCGGAACGCCGCGTATTGCCAACCGTCTGCTGCGTCGCGTGCGTGACTTCGCCGAGGTGAAGCATGATGGCACTATCTCGGCAGACATTGCCGCCCAGGCGCTGGATATGCTCAATGTGGACGCTGAAGGGTTCGATTACATGGACCGTAAGCTGCTGCTGGCGGTGATCGATAAATTCTTCGGTGGGCCGGTAGGGCTGGATAACCTGGCCGCAGCTATTGGTGAAGAGCGTGAAACGATTGAGGACGTGCTGGAGCCATATTTGATCCAGCAGGGCTTCCTGCAGCGTACGCCGCGCGGACGTATGGCGACGGTGCGCGCCTGGAACCATTTCGGTATTACGCCGCCGCAAATGCCTTAA
- the znuB gene encoding zinc ABC transporter permease subunit ZnuB: MIELLLPGWLAGIMLACAAGPLGSFVVWRRMSYFGDTLAHASLLGVAFGLLLDVNPFYAVIAVTLMLAAGLVWLEKRPHLAIDTLLGIMAHSALSLGLVVVSLMSNIRVDLMAYLFGDLLAVTPEDLISIAIGVVIVLAILFWQWRNLLSMTISPDLAFVDGVKLQRVKLLLMLVTALTIGVAMKFVGALIITSLLIIPAATARRFARTPEQMAGVAVGVGMIAVTGGLTFSAFYDTPAGPSVVLCAALMFIFSMMKKQAS; the protein is encoded by the coding sequence ATGATTGAATTGTTATTACCCGGTTGGTTAGCCGGGATCATGCTGGCCTGCGCCGCTGGCCCGCTGGGATCGTTTGTGGTCTGGCGTCGGATGTCTTATTTTGGCGACACGCTGGCGCACGCGTCACTGCTGGGTGTGGCCTTTGGTCTGCTGTTAGATGTAAACCCGTTCTATGCGGTTATCGCAGTCACTCTGATGCTGGCAGCGGGTCTGGTGTGGCTGGAGAAGCGCCCTCACCTCGCCATAGACACCTTGCTCGGCATTATGGCGCACAGCGCTCTGTCACTGGGCCTGGTGGTCGTCAGCCTGATGTCGAATATCCGTGTGGATTTGATGGCCTATCTGTTCGGTGACCTGCTTGCCGTGACGCCGGAAGATCTGATCTCCATCGCCATTGGTGTTGTCATTGTGCTAGCCATTCTCTTCTGGCAATGGCGCAACCTGCTGTCAATGACCATCAGCCCGGATCTCGCCTTTGTCGATGGCGTGAAGCTGCAACGCGTGAAGCTGCTGCTGATGCTGGTCACTGCGTTAACAATTGGTGTGGCGATGAAGTTTGTCGGCGCGCTCATTATTACGTCGCTGCTGATTATTCCTGCTGCCACCGCACGCCGTTTTGCGCGTACGCCTGAGCAGATGGCCGGTGTTGCCGTGGGCGTGGGGATGATAGCGGTGACGGGCGGCCTGACGTTCTCAGCGTTCTATGATACGCCAGCAGGGCCCTCCGTGGTGCTGTGTGCCGCGCTGATGTTTATTTTCAGCATGATGAAAAAGCAAGCGAGCTAA